A genome region from Drosophila simulans strain w501 chromosome 2R, Prin_Dsim_3.1, whole genome shotgun sequence includes the following:
- the LOC6734612 gene encoding SRSF protein kinase 1, with the protein MNKADVNRRVLAIQAKKKRHKNRKRGKQNGTNPQEQSNSSQNQNPKPSSNPNPEPNRSSENLQAPDNANNSHLNESSSDAFSKANATATASTSSGGSAGTPDQYQPPKKTQAKSKPNTQKEHQQQPPRSSSNESYESEVFSDNEEQELKEDYCKGGYHPVNIGDLFHDRYHVIRKLGWGHFSTVWLCWDLQAMRYVAIKIVKSAPHFAETARDEIKILKTVRETDPSNPRRRKTVQMLDDFKITGVNGTHICMVFEVLGDNLLKLIRKSNYRGIPLANVKAITRQVLEGLDYLHTCCQIIHTDIKPENVLLCVDEPHVRSLATEATQLYCMNSKMYPSLVSRAPKEYREPPITGKMSKNRKKKLKKKAKKRMELFKQQKDYLEQAGGQAAINPNEVHNGDAGISDADEYFDANSVEDNVHVAAGQPPRKQREERKAPAEQSGEAQEQEPLTEGTDKAKKKKKRKNKNKSNQSKGQQPPQLENSTSSAESSSALKSQQTNGSSSATNSKSNTNSSGTLKGQSNGKKMPLRPKQEKQLENQQHQLNNNNSKPNSNSDSKISSGSVENTSSATNGPHSNTTLPTPPPPPQAKHKAKQDPALEECNVNVKIADLGNACWVDHHFTEDIQTRQYRSLEVIIGAGYNTSADIWSTACMVFELATGDYLFEPHSGESYTRDEDHLAHIIELLGPIPREILLNGTYAAKSFTRSCELRNISGLKPWGLIDVLLEKYEWSEKDAASFASFLKPMLEFDPNKRATAAECLQHPWLR; encoded by the exons atgAACAAGGCTGACGTCAACCGCCGCGTTTTGGCCATTCAGGCGAAGAAGAAGCGTCATAAGAACAGGAAGCGGGGCAAGCAGAATGGCACTAACCCACAGGAGCAGTCGAATTCCAGCCAGAACCAGAATCCCAAACCAAgttccaatcccaatccggAACCGAATCGGAGCAGCGAGAACTTGCAGGCACCGGATAATGCTAATAATAGCCATTTGAATGAGTCTAGTTCGGACGCATTTAGCAAGGCGAATGCAACTGCTACGGCCTCCACATCCAGCGGAGGATCAGCAGGCACTCCCGATCAATATCAGCCACCCAAAAAAACGCAGGCGAAGTCGAAGCCCAATACCCAGaaggagcaccagcagcagccgccgcgtAGCAGCTCCAATGAGTCCTATGAATCCGAGGTATTCAGCGAtaacgaggagcaggagcttaAGGAGGACTACTGCAAGGGTGGCTACCACCCCGTGAACATCGGTGACCTGTTTCATG ATCGCTACCATGTCATCCGTAAATTGGGCTGGGGCCACTTCTCTACTGTTTGGCTGTGCTGGGACTTGCAGGCAATGAGATatgtggcaattaaaattgtcaaGTCGGCACCGCACTTTGCCGAGACGGCAAGGGACGAGATAAAGATACTCAAGACGGTGCGCGAGACCGATCCATCGAATCCACGCCGTCGCAAAACCGTCCAGATGCTGGACGACTTCAAGATCACCGGCGTTAATGGCACCCATATTTGTATGGTGTTCGAGGTGCTTGGTGACAATCTCCTGAAACTCATCCGGAAGTCCAACTACCGCGGTATACCACTGGCCAACGTCAAAGCTATTACCCGCCAGGTGCTGGAGGGTCTTGACTATCTTCACACGTGCTGCCAGATCATCCACACTGACATAAAGCCCGAGAATGTCCTCTTGTGCGTGGACGAGCCTCATGTGCGCTCACTAGCAACTGAAGCCACCCAGTTGTATTGCATGAACTCAAAGATGTACCCCTCATTGGTGAGCAGGGCGCCCAAGGAGTATCGTGAGCCACCTATCACTGGCAAAATGAGCAAGAACCGAAAGAAGAAGCTTAAaaagaaggccaagaagcGCATGGAGCTTTTCAAGCAGCAGAAAGACTATTTGGAGCAGGCTGGTGGCCAAGCAGCCATCAATCCTAATGAGGTGCATAACGGCGACGCCGGAATCTCAGATGCCGATGAATACTTTGATGCAAACTCTGTGGAAGATAACGTGCACGTGGCCGCTGGGCAGCCACCGCGTAAGCAGAGGGAGGAGCGCAAGGCGCCCGCCGAGCAAAGTGGGGAGGCACAGGAGCAGGAACCGCTGACTGAGGGCACTGACAaagccaaaaagaagaagaaaaggaAGAACAAAA ACAAATCTAACCAATCAAAAGGGCAACAGCCGCCACAACTGGAAAACTCTACGAGCAGTGCCGAGAGCAGCAGTGCGCTCAAGAGCCAACAGACTAATGGCAGTAGTAGCGCTACCAACAGTAAATCCAACACCAATTCAAGCGGTACTTTGAAAGGACAATCAAACGGCAAAAAAATGCCATTGCGACCCAAGCAGGAGAAACAATTGGAAaatcagcagcatcagctaaacaacaacaactctaAGCCTAACTCGAACAGCGATTCAAAAATCTCAAGCGGATCCGTGGAGAATACATCTTCGGCTACGAATGGACCGCATTCGAATACAACGCTGCCAacacctcctccgccgccgcaaGCAAAGCACAAGGCTAAACAGGATCCGGCGTTAGAGGAATGCAACGTCAACGTAAAGATCGCCGATCTGGGCAACGCTTGTTGGGTTGATCATCACTTCACCGAGGACATTCAAACGCGCCAATATCGTTCACTAGAAGTTATTATCGGTGCGGGCTATAACACCTCGGCGGATATCTGGAGCACTGCATGCATGGTATTCGAACTGGCCACCGGTGACTATCTGTTTGAGCCACACTCCGGCGAATCGTATACCCGCGACGAGGACCATTTGGCCCACATCATCGAGCTGCTGGGTCCAATACCGCGGGAGATTTTGTTAAACGGTACCTATGCGGCGAAGTCGTTTACCCGTTCCTGCGAGCTACGAAATATCTCGGGCCTTAAGCCTTGGGGCCTAATAGACGTTCTACTGGAGAAGTACGAGTGGTCGGAAAAGGATGCGGCGTCATTCGCTTCGTTCCTTAAGCCCATGCTCGAGTTCGATCCGAACAAGCGTGCCACCGCTGCGGAGTGTCTGCAGCACCCGTGGCTTAGATAA